A single window of Jiangella alkaliphila DNA harbors:
- a CDS encoding winged helix-turn-helix domain-containing protein, protein MGDVPEFRPQGHELLYVAIADHVAARIAGGELRPGARLSPERDLAVEYGVAYLTVRRAMVELRERGLILTVHGKGTFVAPTAH, encoded by the coding sequence ATGGGTGACGTCCCGGAGTTCCGGCCGCAGGGCCACGAGCTGCTCTACGTCGCCATCGCCGACCACGTCGCCGCCCGCATCGCCGGCGGCGAGCTCCGGCCCGGCGCCCGCCTCTCACCCGAGCGCGACCTCGCCGTCGAATACGGCGTCGCCTACCTCACGGTGCGGCGGGCCATGGTGGAGTTGCGCGAGCGCGGCCTCATCCTCACCGTCCACGGCAAGGGCACCTTCGTCGCCCCAACAGCCCATTGA
- a CDS encoding polyprenyl synthetase family protein has product MSSGLGIPSVDGALEASISSALDDVEARLLAAVKTDDAMLSESSRHLAQAGGKRFRPMLTLLAAGFGDLDAPKVVPAAVVVELTHVGTLYHDDVMDEAQLRRGGPSANARWGNSVAILTGDFLFACASDMLADLGPESVRIQARTFQRLVHGQLHETLGPREDEDAVAHYLSVLSDKTASLIAASTRLGALHAGVDPSQVEVLGQFGERIGMAFQLADDLLDIAGSERLSGKTPGTDLREGVATLPVLYARRAARPGDERLLALISGPVADDADHAEALELLRAHPAMDEASADVRRWADDARASLSVLPDVPARAALHALCDTVVTRMS; this is encoded by the coding sequence TTGAGCAGCGGTCTGGGTATTCCGTCCGTCGACGGCGCACTCGAGGCGTCCATCAGCTCGGCCCTCGACGACGTCGAGGCGCGGCTGCTGGCGGCGGTCAAGACCGACGACGCCATGCTCAGCGAGAGCTCGCGGCACCTGGCGCAGGCCGGCGGCAAGCGGTTCCGGCCCATGCTGACCCTGCTGGCGGCGGGCTTCGGCGACCTCGACGCGCCGAAGGTCGTGCCGGCCGCCGTCGTGGTCGAGCTCACCCACGTCGGCACCCTCTACCACGACGACGTCATGGACGAGGCGCAGCTGCGCCGGGGCGGGCCCAGCGCCAACGCGCGCTGGGGCAACAGCGTCGCCATCCTCACCGGCGACTTCCTGTTCGCGTGTGCCTCGGACATGCTGGCCGACCTCGGGCCCGAGTCGGTGCGCATCCAGGCGCGGACGTTCCAGCGTCTGGTGCACGGCCAGTTGCACGAGACGCTCGGCCCGCGCGAGGACGAGGACGCCGTCGCGCACTATCTCTCCGTCCTTTCTGACAAGACGGCCTCCCTGATCGCCGCGTCGACCCGGCTGGGGGCGCTGCACGCCGGCGTCGACCCGTCGCAGGTCGAGGTGCTGGGCCAGTTCGGCGAGCGCATCGGCATGGCCTTCCAGCTCGCCGACGATCTCCTGGACATCGCCGGCTCCGAGCGGCTGTCCGGCAAGACGCCCGGCACCGACCTCCGCGAGGGCGTCGCCACCCTCCCCGTGCTGTACGCCCGGCGGGCCGCCCGCCCGGGCGACGAGCGGCTGCTGGCGCTGATCTCCGGCCCCGTGGCCGACGACGCCGACCACGCCGAGGCGCTGGAGCTGCTGCGCGCCCACCCGGCCATGGACGAGGCCTCCGCCGACGTCCGCCGCTGGGCCGACGACGCCCGGGCGTCGCTTTCGGTGCTGCCGGACGTCCCGGCCCGGGCCGCCCTGCACGCCCTGTGCGACACCGTCGTCACCCGGATGTCCTAA
- the nuoN gene encoding NADH-quinone oxidoreductase subunit NuoN, with the protein MNAPTIEYAELAPLITIFGAAVIGVLIEAFVPRNVRHPIQVGVALLALVAALVQVILLAGTGIVAAVGAVAVDGPALFLQGTILVLAIISVAFFAERRLEAGGDAFAPAASSLPGSEEERVLVRERMLQTEVYPLMLFAVGGMLLFPAANDLLMLFIALEVMSLPLYLLCGMARRRRLLSQEAALKYFLLGAFSSAIFLFGMAFVYGYAGTLRFGEISEALTANVGQDGILLAGVGLMAVGLLFKVGAVPFHSWTPDVYQGAPTPVTGFMAACTKLAAFGAMVRLFYVAFGGLRTDWQPMLWAVAIATMLVGAIVALTQTDIKRMLAYSSIAHAGFVLTAMVAADSTATGAILFYLATYGISTLGAFAVVTLVRDSGGEATHLAKWAGLGRRSPVLAATFALFLLAFAGIPLTSGFVGKLTVFTAAIDGGAAPLVVVGVIASAVAAFFYVRVIVLMFFSDPAPEGPTVAVPSLWTAVGITVGAAATLLLGIVPGPLLDLAQQASVFVR; encoded by the coding sequence GTGAACGCCCCGACCATCGAGTACGCGGAGCTGGCGCCGCTCATCACGATCTTCGGCGCCGCCGTCATCGGCGTCCTGATCGAGGCGTTCGTCCCGCGGAACGTGCGGCACCCGATCCAGGTCGGGGTGGCGCTGCTGGCGCTCGTCGCCGCGCTGGTCCAGGTGATCCTGCTGGCCGGTACCGGCATCGTCGCGGCAGTCGGCGCGGTCGCCGTCGACGGCCCCGCGCTGTTCCTGCAGGGGACCATCCTCGTGCTGGCGATCATCAGCGTCGCGTTCTTCGCCGAGCGGCGGCTCGAGGCCGGCGGCGACGCGTTCGCTCCGGCCGCCTCGTCGCTGCCGGGCAGCGAGGAGGAGCGGGTCCTCGTCCGCGAGCGGATGCTGCAGACCGAGGTCTACCCGCTGATGCTGTTCGCCGTCGGCGGCATGCTGCTGTTCCCGGCCGCGAACGACCTGCTGATGCTGTTCATCGCGCTCGAGGTCATGTCGCTGCCGCTGTACCTGCTGTGCGGCATGGCCCGCCGGCGCCGGCTGCTCTCGCAGGAGGCGGCGCTCAAGTACTTCCTGCTCGGCGCGTTCTCGTCGGCGATCTTCCTGTTCGGCATGGCGTTCGTCTACGGCTACGCCGGCACGCTGCGGTTCGGGGAGATCTCCGAGGCGCTGACCGCGAACGTCGGGCAGGACGGCATCCTGCTCGCCGGCGTCGGGCTGATGGCGGTGGGCCTGCTGTTCAAGGTCGGCGCGGTGCCGTTCCACTCGTGGACGCCCGACGTCTACCAGGGCGCGCCGACCCCCGTCACCGGGTTCATGGCGGCGTGCACCAAGCTGGCCGCATTCGGCGCCATGGTGCGGCTGTTCTACGTCGCGTTCGGCGGGCTGCGCACCGACTGGCAGCCGATGCTGTGGGCGGTCGCGATCGCCACCATGCTGGTCGGCGCCATCGTCGCCCTGACGCAGACCGACATCAAGCGGATGCTGGCCTACTCGTCCATCGCGCACGCCGGGTTCGTGCTGACCGCGATGGTCGCGGCCGACTCGACGGCGACCGGGGCGATTCTCTTCTACCTGGCGACCTACGGCATCTCGACGCTCGGCGCGTTCGCCGTCGTCACCCTGGTCCGCGACTCCGGCGGCGAGGCCACCCACCTGGCCAAGTGGGCCGGGCTGGGCCGGCGCTCGCCGGTGCTGGCGGCGACCTTCGCGCTGTTCCTGCTCGCGTTCGCCGGCATCCCGCTCACCAGTGGCTTCGTCGGCAAGTTGACGGTGTTCACGGCGGCCATCGACGGCGGCGCGGCGCCGCTGGTCGTGGTCGGCGTCATCGCCAGCGCCGTGGCGGCGTTCTTCTACGTGCGGGTCATCGTGCTGATGTTCTTCAGCGACCCCGCGCCCGAGGGCCCGACCGTCGCGGTGCCGAGTCTGTGGACGGCGGTGGGCATCACCGTGGGTGCCGCGGCGACCCTACTGCTGGGTATCGTGCCCGGTCCGCTGCTGGACCTGGCGCAACAGGCGTCCGTCTTCGTTCGTTAG
- a CDS encoding NADH-quinone oxidoreductase subunit M, with the protein MTTLIVLPVLGAVLTALVPSGRGTLAKQVATGFALLTLVIGALISIQFLFDVDMGVESETYEWIPEFGASWALDVHGISLALVALTVLATPIVALAMWHEAEDEKRDPKAFFALLLLVEALTLTAFLSQDVLLFYVVFEAMLIPLYFMIGMFGGPQRRYAAVKFLLYNLVGGLAMLAAVIGLYVQSVDAGNPSFFLPDLVALDIDTTTQWWLFIGFMLAFAIKAPLWPFHTWLPDAAAEATPSNAAFLSGVADKVGTYGMIALVLPLFPDASRDAAPVIVVLAVISIIYGALLAIGQTDMKRLIGYTSISHFGFIVLGIFALTGESATGATFYMVNHGLSTIALFVVVGFLISRRGSRQVDDFGGVQKPAPKLAGVFLFAGLSGLALPPLSTFLSEFLVISGTFTRYRPAAIIATLGIVLSALYILWLYQRTMTGPVRPAVEGMPDLRTREVVVVAPLLALLLVVGFFPKPLTDAIDDAVGPTLVEVGVEQPEPLAPVAEHAEEGTGR; encoded by the coding sequence TTGACCACGCTCATCGTCCTGCCGGTACTGGGGGCGGTGCTGACCGCCCTGGTGCCGTCCGGGCGGGGCACGCTCGCCAAGCAGGTCGCGACCGGCTTCGCGCTGCTGACGCTGGTCATCGGCGCGCTGATCAGCATCCAGTTCCTGTTCGACGTCGACATGGGCGTCGAGTCGGAGACCTACGAGTGGATCCCCGAGTTCGGCGCCTCGTGGGCGCTGGACGTCCACGGGATCAGCCTCGCGCTGGTCGCGCTGACGGTGCTGGCGACGCCGATCGTCGCGCTGGCGATGTGGCACGAGGCCGAGGACGAGAAGCGCGACCCGAAGGCGTTCTTCGCGCTGCTGCTGCTGGTCGAGGCGCTGACGCTGACGGCGTTCCTCTCGCAGGACGTGCTGCTGTTCTACGTCGTGTTCGAGGCCATGCTGATCCCGCTGTACTTCATGATCGGCATGTTCGGCGGGCCGCAGCGCCGCTACGCCGCGGTGAAGTTCCTGCTCTACAACCTGGTCGGCGGGCTGGCCATGCTGGCCGCCGTCATCGGGCTGTACGTGCAGTCGGTCGACGCCGGCAACCCGTCGTTCTTCCTGCCCGACCTCGTCGCGCTGGACATCGACACCACGACCCAGTGGTGGCTGTTCATCGGCTTCATGCTCGCGTTCGCGATCAAGGCGCCGCTGTGGCCGTTCCACACCTGGCTGCCCGACGCCGCGGCCGAGGCGACGCCGTCGAACGCGGCGTTCCTGTCCGGCGTCGCGGACAAGGTCGGCACCTACGGCATGATCGCGCTGGTGCTGCCGCTGTTCCCGGACGCGTCCCGCGACGCCGCACCGGTGATCGTCGTGCTCGCCGTCATCAGCATCATCTACGGCGCGCTGCTGGCCATCGGCCAGACCGACATGAAGCGGCTGATCGGGTACACGTCGATCTCGCACTTCGGCTTCATCGTGCTGGGCATCTTCGCGCTGACCGGCGAGTCGGCCACCGGCGCGACGTTCTACATGGTGAACCACGGCCTGTCGACCATCGCGCTGTTCGTGGTCGTCGGCTTCCTCATCAGCCGGCGCGGGTCGCGGCAGGTCGACGACTTCGGCGGCGTGCAGAAGCCGGCGCCGAAGCTGGCCGGCGTGTTCCTCTTCGCCGGCCTGTCCGGGCTGGCGCTGCCGCCGCTGTCGACGTTCCTGTCCGAGTTCCTGGTCATCTCCGGGACGTTCACCCGGTACCGGCCGGCCGCGATCATCGCGACACTCGGCATCGTGCTGTCCGCCCTGTACATCCTCTGGCTCTACCAGCGGACCATGACCGGCCCGGTACGCCCGGCGGTCGAGGGTATGCCCGACCTGCGTACCCGCGAGGTCGTCGTCGTCGCCCCGCTGCTGGCGCTGCTACTGGTCGTCGGGTTCTTCCCGAAGCCGCTGACCGACGCGATCGACGACGCCGTCGGGCCGACGCTCGTCGAAGTCGGCGTCGAACAACCCGAGCCGCTGGCTCCTGTCGCTGAACACGCCGAGGAAGGGACTGGCCGGTGA
- the nuoL gene encoding NADH-quinone oxidoreductase subunit L produces MLIAFPLLGAAILLLGGRRLDKVGHLVGCGASIASFVMGVVLFFAMVGEPSDGRAFTVQLWEYVNAGGYSVDVSLLLDQLSIAFVLLITGVGSLIHIYSIGYMEHDERRRRFFGYLNLFVAAMLLLVLAADYLVLFIGWEGVGLASYLLIGFWQHKDSAAVAAKKAFLLNRVGDMGMVLAMASLITVFGSTAFDVVFASAEGASTGWLTAIGLFLLLGACGKSAQFPLQSWLLDAMEGPTPVSALIHAATMVTAGVYLIVRSAAIYDLAPDARTVVVIVGAITLLMGAIIGCAKDDIKKALAGSTMSQIGYMTLAAGLGPAGYAFAIFHLLTHGFFKANMFLGAGSVMHGMHDEVNMRRYGGLRIMMPVTFITFAMGYLAIIGIPPFAGYFSKDRIIEAAFADNWIVGLATLLGAGVTAFYMTRLMLMTFFGNRRWQQSEPPHESPQVMTVPLIVLAVLSVVGGFGLLYLGADIVDWLAPVTGEAHHDLPMPLWLLITITLATVVVGVAIAWAMYGRRPVREDVPAGNPLTVAARNDLYGDAFNEAVFMRPGQYLTRSLVYFENRGVDGAVVGTATAVGGLSARLRRWQTGFVRSYAVTMLGGVGVVVLAMLLVRLP; encoded by the coding sequence CTGCTGATCGCGTTCCCGCTGCTGGGCGCCGCGATCCTGCTGCTGGGCGGGCGGCGCCTGGACAAGGTCGGCCACCTCGTCGGCTGCGGGGCGTCGATCGCGTCGTTCGTCATGGGCGTGGTGCTGTTCTTCGCCATGGTCGGCGAGCCGTCCGACGGCCGCGCGTTCACCGTCCAGCTCTGGGAGTACGTCAATGCCGGCGGCTACAGCGTGGACGTCAGTCTGCTGCTGGACCAGCTGTCGATCGCGTTCGTGCTGCTGATCACCGGTGTCGGGTCGCTGATCCACATCTACTCGATCGGCTACATGGAGCACGACGAGCGGCGGCGCCGGTTCTTCGGCTACCTGAACCTGTTCGTCGCGGCGATGCTGCTGCTGGTGCTGGCCGCGGACTACCTGGTGCTGTTCATCGGCTGGGAGGGCGTCGGCCTGGCGTCGTACCTGCTGATCGGGTTCTGGCAGCACAAGGACTCGGCGGCGGTCGCGGCCAAGAAGGCGTTCCTGCTCAACCGCGTCGGCGACATGGGCATGGTGCTCGCCATGGCCTCGCTGATCACGGTGTTCGGCTCGACGGCGTTCGACGTGGTGTTCGCGTCGGCAGAGGGAGCGTCGACCGGCTGGCTCACCGCCATCGGCCTGTTCCTGCTGCTCGGCGCCTGCGGCAAGTCCGCGCAGTTCCCGCTGCAGTCCTGGCTGCTCGACGCCATGGAGGGTCCGACCCCGGTGTCGGCGCTCATCCATGCGGCCACGATGGTGACCGCCGGCGTCTACCTGATCGTCCGGTCGGCCGCCATCTACGACCTCGCGCCCGACGCCCGCACCGTCGTCGTCATCGTCGGCGCCATCACGTTGCTGATGGGTGCGATCATCGGTTGCGCCAAGGACGACATCAAGAAGGCGCTGGCCGGCTCGACCATGAGCCAGATCGGCTACATGACGCTGGCGGCGGGGCTCGGCCCGGCCGGGTATGCGTTCGCGATCTTCCACCTGCTGACGCACGGCTTCTTCAAGGCCAACATGTTCCTCGGCGCCGGCTCGGTGATGCACGGCATGCACGACGAGGTGAACATGCGCCGCTACGGCGGGCTGCGGATCATGATGCCGGTCACGTTCATCACGTTCGCGATGGGCTACCTGGCCATCATCGGCATCCCGCCGTTCGCCGGGTACTTCTCCAAGGACCGGATCATCGAGGCGGCGTTCGCGGACAACTGGATCGTCGGCCTGGCCACGCTGCTGGGCGCCGGCGTCACCGCGTTCTACATGACCCGCCTCATGCTCATGACGTTCTTCGGCAACCGCCGGTGGCAGCAGAGCGAACCACCGCACGAGTCGCCGCAGGTCATGACCGTCCCGCTGATCGTGCTGGCCGTGCTGTCGGTCGTCGGCGGGTTCGGGCTGCTGTACCTGGGCGCGGACATCGTCGACTGGCTGGCGCCAGTCACCGGTGAGGCGCACCACGACCTGCCGATGCCGCTGTGGCTGCTGATCACCATCACGCTGGCCACTGTCGTGGTCGGGGTCGCGATCGCCTGGGCGATGTACGGGCGCCGCCCGGTCCGCGAGGACGTCCCGGCCGGCAACCCGCTCACCGTCGCCGCCCGCAACGACCTCTACGGCGACGCGTTCAACGAGGCGGTGTTCATGCGGCCCGGGCAGTACCTGACCCGGTCGCTGGTCTACTTCGAGAACCGCGGCGTCGACGGCGCCGTGGTCGGCACCGCCACCGCCGTCGGAGGCCTGTCGGCCCGGCTGAGGCGCTGGCAGACCGGTTTCGTCCGTTCCTATGCCGTGACGATGCTCGGCGGCGTCGGCGTCGTCGTGCTGGCCATGCTGTTGGTGAGGCTTCCGTGA
- the nuoK gene encoding NADH-quinone oxidoreductase subunit NuoK, which yields MNPTNYLVLSVILFSIGASGVLIRRNALVAFMSVELMLNAANLAFVTFARMHGNLDGQIVAFFVMVVAAAEVVVGLAIIVTIFRTRRSASVDDASLLKL from the coding sequence ATGAACCCGACCAACTACCTGGTGTTGTCGGTCATCCTGTTCTCGATCGGCGCCTCCGGCGTGCTCATCCGGCGCAACGCCCTGGTCGCGTTCATGTCCGTCGAGCTCATGCTCAACGCGGCCAACCTGGCGTTCGTCACCTTCGCGCGGATGCACGGCAATCTCGACGGCCAGATCGTGGCGTTCTTCGTCATGGTCGTGGCGGCGGCCGAGGTCGTCGTCGGGCTGGCGATCATCGTGACGATCTTCCGAACTCGCAGGTCCGCGTCGGTCGACGACGCCAGCCTGCTGAAGCTCTGA
- a CDS encoding NADH-quinone oxidoreductase subunit J has product MGEAALFWIMAPVAVFGALGLVFSRKAVHGALCLALTMISLALFYIAQEAPFLGVVQIVVYTGAIMMLFLFVIMLVGVDSSDSRVETIRGQRFAAGLAVAGVVLLLAGVTVRATLPEEPAGLAQASPDGNVAGIADAIFGTYVWAFEVVAALLITAAVGAMTLTHRERLTHRPTQKELSIKRFSEGPPGEAAGLPVPGVYARHNAVDTPALLPDGTPSEASINRVLVARGAARSTEEFRHHPTPADVEAAAQGDVDEPAGELGTDDDASGGERA; this is encoded by the coding sequence ATGGGCGAGGCCGCCCTGTTCTGGATCATGGCGCCGGTCGCGGTGTTCGGCGCGCTGGGCCTGGTGTTCTCGCGCAAGGCCGTCCACGGCGCGCTCTGCCTGGCCCTGACGATGATCTCGCTGGCGCTGTTCTACATCGCCCAGGAGGCGCCGTTCCTCGGCGTCGTGCAGATCGTCGTCTACACCGGCGCGATCATGATGCTGTTCCTGTTCGTGATCATGCTGGTCGGCGTCGACTCCTCGGACTCGCGGGTCGAGACGATCCGCGGCCAGCGGTTCGCGGCGGGGCTCGCCGTCGCCGGCGTGGTGCTGCTGCTCGCCGGCGTCACCGTCCGGGCCACGCTGCCGGAGGAGCCGGCCGGGCTCGCGCAGGCGTCGCCCGACGGCAACGTGGCGGGCATCGCCGACGCCATCTTCGGCACCTACGTGTGGGCCTTCGAGGTCGTGGCCGCGCTGCTGATCACCGCCGCCGTCGGCGCGATGACGCTGACCCACCGCGAGCGGCTGACCCACCGGCCCACGCAGAAGGAACTGTCGATCAAGCGGTTCAGCGAGGGTCCGCCAGGGGAGGCCGCGGGGCTTCCGGTCCCGGGCGTCTACGCGCGGCACAACGCCGTCGACACCCCGGCGCTGCTGCCCGACGGCACGCCGAGCGAGGCGTCCATCAACCGGGTGCTGGTGGCCCGGGGCGCCGCCCGCTCGACCGAGGAGTTCCGGCACCACCCGACGCCGGCCGACGTCGAGGCAGCGGCCCAGGGTGACGTGGACGAGCCGGCCGGCGAACTCGGGACCGACGACGACGCATCCGGAGGTGAGCGCGCATGA
- the nuoI gene encoding NADH-quinone oxidoreductase subunit NuoI — protein MPKFLDPVAGFGVTFRTMFRKPVTEQYPEHPHPVAPRFHGRHQLNRHPDGLEKCIGCELCAWACPADAIYVEGASNSDEEGGGGRFSPGERYGRVYQINYLRCILCGLCIEACPTRALTMTNEYELADHTRESLIYEKQDLLAPLLPGMEEPPHPMRLGDDERDYYLGAGLGRSSGGGA, from the coding sequence GTGCCTAAGTTCCTCGACCCGGTGGCGGGGTTCGGAGTCACGTTCCGGACCATGTTCCGCAAGCCGGTCACCGAGCAGTACCCGGAGCACCCGCATCCGGTGGCGCCGCGCTTCCACGGTCGGCACCAGCTCAACCGGCACCCCGACGGCCTGGAGAAGTGCATCGGGTGCGAGCTGTGCGCGTGGGCCTGCCCGGCCGACGCCATCTACGTCGAGGGCGCCTCCAACTCTGATGAAGAGGGTGGCGGAGGCCGGTTCTCCCCGGGTGAGCGGTACGGCCGCGTCTACCAGATCAACTACCTGCGCTGCATCCTCTGCGGGCTGTGCATCGAGGCGTGCCCGACGCGCGCGCTGACGATGACCAACGAGTACGAGCTGGCCGACCACACGCGCGAGAGCCTCATCTACGAGAAGCAGGACCTGCTCGCGCCGCTGCTGCCCGGCATGGAGGAGCCGCCGCACCCGATGCGGCTCGGCGACGACGAGCGCGACTACTACCTCGGCGCCGGCCTCGGCCGCTCCAGCGGCGGGGGTGCGTGA